The window GCAAGGGATAGAGCATGGGGTCCAGGGCGGCcgggtggtgcaatggatagagcatggggCCCAGAGACAAGAAGGCATCATcaccctgaattcaaatgtggccttacatacttcctaactgtgtgaccctgggcaaaccacttcaccctttgtgcctcagtttcctctttggtaaaatgatctggtgaaggaaatggtaaacccctccagtatctttgccaagaaaatccaaataggGCCAAGAACAGCCGGACAGGACTGAAAGGATCGAACATCTGTAGGTCCTCTGACTGACAGCACCCTGGACTCCCGGTACCTGACCAATGAGCTCTTCCCGAAGTGTCTCCGAAGTCACGCGGTATCGCCCTGCTTCCAGACCGAGGTCCATGCCGGATTCCCAGACTATCCCACCCTTTCCAAGCCTTGACTGTTGGAAGGCGGGGGACGCTGGTGGTAACCCAGGGCTTCTGGGTCCCTTCACTTCGGCCATCCCTGCAAAGAGGGGGAGGGGCGCGCGCGCGTGTGCGTGCGTGCCTGCGTGTGTTTGTGTTGGGGGGGCTCTCTTCAGAGCCCGGAGAGGGCGGGGCCGAGAAGGGGCGAGGCCGGGGTGGAGCCAGAGAACTTACCACGTGCGGAGCGGAGTTGAGCTCGGCAGCCAGGACCGGAGATAGGCTGGGGGCCGGGGGGAGGACCAGAGGTTGGGGCGCCCGGCCCCGCTCTTCAGCCCCTGGGCCCCCTTTGTCCGTTCCCCGGGCTCCTCAGTCGGAGCTGAGCCTCCCGGAATGCGGCGCGGCGCCCCATCTCCGCCTGGCGGGGCGCGGCGCTGTCCACGGTCCTGAAGGGGATCCGTCCTCGGCCATGCCGGGGAACGGCAGCTTCCCGAACGCCAGCGAGCTCGCGGGCAGCGGCAGAGGGGGCCTGGGGGCCCTCGAGCCGCATGTGGGCGCTCTGGTCGGGGGCATCCTGCTCATGGTCACCGTCCTGGCTGGCAATGCGCTCGTGTGTGTGAGCGTGGCGGCGGAGCGGGCCCTGCAGACCCCCACCAACTTCTTCATAGTGAGCCTGGCCGTGGCCGACCTGCTGCTGGCGCTCCTGGTTCTCCCGCTCTTCGTCTATTCCGAGGTGAGGTGAGCCTGGATCCAGGAAGCCCCCTGGCCCGGTCTGCCCGTCCATCCTGCCTCCTAGACCCAAGCCACTCCCATCCCTTTTGCAGTCCCCCTCTCCTCCGTTGgacaccaccccctcccccccaactcccGCTTCTAACTCGGGATCTTCTCTCTCCTTTGGATAAAGGAcgtcactcccccccccccccgtcagTCCTTTTACTGTCTATTCTTGGACCTTCCACACCAATTGTCCAGCTCATGATcctgctgccccctcccccatatcCCGGTATAAAGCCCTAGTCTAGTCTACTTCATGTTGCACGGTCCCTGTCGCTGATTCTTTAGATCCCCTCCCCTGCCACCCCTTTCATGTCTGTCCCATCCTTCCCTAGCCCTCCTTCACTAACTCTTTTCATACACATCTCATCTCTTGAAACATTGAACCTGACACTGTCGTGCCCTCTGACCATTGTCCTCAACCTTCCTATAGTCCTCCAGACTCCAATACCAGATCTGGTTTCCTGAGATTGAGGAGGGAGATGAAGATGACAAGATAGCAATAGACTGAGGAAGGCaattgggagagagagaaaagagaccgACGCACAGAGAAACGGACATGTTAAGAGAAACGGAggaaagagggatggagggaaagaaaaggagaagaaagagagaggaagggaagggaagagagggagtaatagagggaagagagagacacagagatgtcAGGAGAAACAGAGGAGAGATGGAGGGCGAGGAAgtctggggaggagagagagagagagagacagaaagagagggagagacagagagagacagaaacagaaacaaagaaatgtaTGGAGAAACCAAAGAGGGATGAGGAGTGCAGGGAGAGGAAGGCTGGGGAGGAGAATAAGGGAGATAAGGtgatggaggagagaaagagggagagggagagggagagagagagagagagagagagagagagagagagagaaacacagacacagacaaaaggagaggaagagaggcaaagagaaacacagagacagagaggagagagggagatgtGAATCTGCTGTGTCAGTTCAAGTCTGAGCAACCTGTCTTGCTCTGCCCAAAGAGCAATGTTGAAGATCTCTCAGAGGGTGTTTAGGGGGAGCAGTTTTCTCCTTGTCCCAGCTGTTTCTGGGACTAATTGAACCCAAAGGCCCAAGGACCTCATCCTTGGTCACCTACTCATTCCTAGCCCATTAAGCTGTTTTAGGATCCTGATTGGCTAGCCCACATTATCTGGTGAGTTAGCCTTCCTGACTCAGTCATGTGCACGTTGGATAAGCAAGCCACCCAAGTCTTTATCCAAGTTCACTATAAAAATGTGGAACAGCCCAGCCTCCTGGACACTCCTGGGGCGCTTTGGTGAAAACCTCATGCTGAGTGACACGGACTCCGTGGATGAGTACTTTGGGGCGCAGCCTTTCAGCTAGTGCCCGAGATGCCCAGCCCAATCTCCATCTTGTTTCTAGATTTTCTAATTCAATCTCTGTGCCTTTTAATAAGAATCTGTTCAGTGAAGTGTGTGCGTGGAGTCTAGCTCCCTTTGACTCCCTCTTCCTAAGCTCAGACACCAAAGAATGGGAGAGTCAGTCAAAGGATTTCAGCCAGGCCCCACTCCTTGCATCCCTAGTATTTCTTCCCTTGGTCCTGCCCTAAGGAGTGAGCAGCACAAGGTTCCTAGTGTGCTGTCCAGGTAAAGACAGTCCTCTCTATAAAGCGGAAACCAACTTATAAACCATCCGTCTGGGGGCGGGGGATAAAGTGGGTCACCTCTGAGGGGCCCGAGGCGCAGCAGGAGCACGGCCAGGGATGAAGACAAGGTGGTTCTCAATCTATTGTCCCCTGAGGTCGTCAGACTTGCGTCATGGGACCTGTGGGGCTGAGGCAGCACCTGGCCTTCCAGCATCATCATCCCATGGAGGGGGCTGGGAGGGCAAATTGCCGCACTCTGACCGGGAACTCGTGGCCGGCCTCAAACGCTGGAACCGCTCTCAGGATGGGGGCTCCTCCTGCTTCAGAAGGAATAAGGGGGCGGGGTGTATGTGTGAGGGAGGGACCAAACTTTCTCGTTACTTTGGGGTCTTTGTGAATGTGTCCTCACAGGTGGTGTGAAGGACAGACCAAGGGAAGGGTAGGGGATGAGGATAATCCAGGGAGGGAGGGGTCATTCTGAACTCTGACGTATCTGCTGCCCACTAAGCCTTTAATCTCAGTGGAGAGGACAGAGGAGGAGGGGCCGGGATCTCCTGTTGAGGGACAGAGGAGGAGGGGCCGGGATCTGCTGTTGAGGGACAGAGGAGGAGGAGCTGGGATCTCCTTTGGAGGGTGTCTGGTAGGACCTGGTTGAGGCTCCCAAGATTTACAGTGAAGAGATCCAGGCACCTGAATTCTTTGTCAGCGATTTCTAGAGCTGGAAGTAATGGAGGATCTGAGACTGAGAGttgtaagggaccttagagagcTTTTGGTTCAAAGGGCTCCAGGGAATTGGAGAAGTAGGGTGCGGGAGATCCCAGAGCATCTGGGACAACCGAGGCCCAGGGAGAGAGGAGTACTTACAGAGATTGATTCTACCTCCCACTTGGCACAGGGGCCTGGTCAGCCCCTGATCTTTTGATCCAAACCCTAAGGGCTGTCCTACTACACAAAGTCACTGAATGGCCCCTTCAATGGCAGTGAGGTCCAGATGTCAAcgtggaaaggaaaggagagcagccctttcccccatccccacaCGGCCACCGCCCAGGAAACAGTGGGTGGGGGACATGGCCAAGATCTCAGCCAGAGTTCAGAAGCAGAAGGAGGGCTTCCAGGGCAGACCATGCTTTTCTTCTCCCGACCAGACTGGAATGAGCACAGCTATTCTGGCCAAATCTACACCCTGTCTGGGTCCCTGGTGTGCCCCCATTTATGCTCTGCAGATGGAGAAATCTGAGGGCATTGGGGTATAGCCTCCCAGCTTCTATCTCTGTCCCAAACGCAGAGTGGGTGTGTGCCCTGAGtgttctttctctccctgtctgtttctcagtgtctctgtctctgggtctctctgtctccctctctgtctctctctgtgtgtttctgtctctttctctgtctctgtgtgtctgtctctacctgtctctctctctgtctctgtctctctgtgtgtgtttctgtctctgtctctcggtgtctctgtctctctgtgtttctgtctctttctctgtctctctgtttctctctgcctgtttctctctctgtgtctctgtctgtgtgtgtttctgtctctgtctctctccccgcCCCCTACACTATGAATGTCTGAGCGGTTGACGCCGGGACCTCAGAGCTCTGTCCATCCGTCCCAGTACCAGGGAGGCGTATGGACTCTGAACCCGGCTCTGTGTGATGCTCTGATGACTATGGACGTGATGCTCTGCACAGCCTCCATCTTCCACCTCTGCGCCATCAGCGTGGACAGGTGGGCCTCCCCGGCGCGCTCTCCCCCAGCCCCGCCCCCCAGCCAGGGGCCTCTGCCTCCGAGGCTGACCCGGGGGCACACGAATTAGCAAAGGTGGAGAATAGAGCCCCCTCCCGGCCTCCCTGGCTCACTGCGGGGGGCTGCCTCCCCCAGAGCCCCAGCTCGGGCCTCGAAGCCGGCCCCGCGGCCCCTTCCGGGAGGGGGGTCCCGTCCCTGCTGGCCCCCAGCTCCccggcctcccccccccccccgcaggtTCATCGCGGTCTCGGTGCCCCTGAACTACAGCCGGCGGCAGCTGGGGAGGCGGCAGCTGCTGCTCATCGGCGCCGTGTGGGGACTGGCCTTCGCCGTGGCCGCGCCGGTGCTGTTCGGCCTCAACAGAGCCCCGGACCGGGACCCGGCCGTGTGCCAGCTGGAGAGCCGGAACTACGTCGTCTGGTCGTCGGTGTGCTCCTTCTTCCTGCCCTGCCCGCTGATGCTGGTCCTCTACTGCGCGATGTTCCGGCGCCTCCGGACCTGGGAGGAGGCACGCAGGGCCAAGCTGCGGCGGAGCCTGGGCCCGGGGGCCGCCCGCGGGCCCGGCCGGCCCCCCCAGCCCTGGCCTCGCCGGCGCTTTCCGGGGCCCGACGCGGAGGGCCCGGACGTGGGGGGCCGCGACCCGGAGGGCCCGGACCCGGAGGGCCACTCGGCCCGCGGCCCAATCCAGACAGTGTCTTACCCGGCCGGGCCCCGGCCCCAGGCACCGCCCCCCGCCGGGCCCCCGAGAAAACGAGCCAAGATCACGGGCCGGGAGCGGAAGGCCATGAGGGTGCTGCCGGTGGTAGTCGGTGGGTGTCCCCTGGCAGCCGGGGGTTCTGAGAGGAGGCCGGGGAACCAGGActtgggggggggtggagggaggcgGGGGAGCCAGgactttgggggggaggggcggcgGGAGGGCGGGGAGCCCAGAACTTGGGGGGGGTGGAGGAGGGCGGGGAGCCCAGACTTTGGGGGGAGGGATGGCGGGAGGGCGGAGACCCCTGGAGCCCCGCCGGAGCCGAAGGGAGAAGTGGGTCCCGGAGTTGAGGAAGGGCCTCACTGAAGCCTCCGGCCCCCAGGTGCCTTCCTCGTGTGCTGGACACCATTCTTTGTGGTCCACGTCACCAGGGCGCTGTGCCCCGCCTGCCCCCTGCCCCGGGGGCTGGTCAGCGTAGTCACATGGCTGGGTTACGTGAACAGCGCCCTGAACCCCATCATCTACACCGTCTTCAATACGGAGTTCCGGAGCTTCTTTCGACGAGTGCTCGGGCTCCTTTGCTAGGACCGTGGCTGGGGGCAGAGCCAGACCCCCGACCCGAGGATCCCAGCTGCCATAGCGCCCGAAGGTCGGCGGCCCGGCTGGCTACTGCAGAGGCCCATGGCTCCGGGCACCCCGAGGGTGGGCGCTCCGCATCGGCAGAGAAGAGCCGGAGGACGCAGGGCGGGTGCCTGGCGGAACCTCCTCCCCAGGGAGGCCCTGTGAACATGTGCACTTCCTGGTGTGTCCCCGGGAGGGGAAGCTTCGTCCTTGCCCCTGGGTGCTGGCAGGGCATGGGGTATTTATATCCTGACTGAGGCAGCAGACCTGCTGCCCACCCATGGTGCACCTCCCTCTCCGGGGCTGGACCTCCCTGCCCAACAGGGCCCCTGATGGCCCAAAGGAACCTGGTGACCTTGGCTCTCCCTGGCAGCCCCCCACCACCGGGGGAATCCTGGGAAAGGGGGCAGGGGGACTGTATGGAAGGACTGATAGGAAAGATGTAAGTCTAATAAAATGGCCTCCCCCCTTGACATCTGGGAGCCCGCAGGGCTGGCCACCCTGAGAGGTCTCCACGTCCAGCCTTTTCTCTCCGGTTGCCCCAGCACTCCCAGCTGTGCCCACTTAGACCAAGCCGGGTTGTCCGAGGCAGCCTGCCGTCTGGCCATGGTCGCTGGCTTTGGGGAGCCGTTCAGTGCTCAGCAGCAGGCGCTGGGGGGTCAGCATATAACAGGGAAGGTCTCAGCCTGACAGCTTCACTCCCAGCGGGTGGGGGAAAGACCGGGCAAGGTCCCTCAACAGGGAGTCCCCGATTCCCTCTGGCAACTCAGGGTCAGATCGCAGAAAGGAATGGGAGTTAAGTGAGCCAGGCAGGACTGGCATCCCAAAGTCGGGGGTCCTCCCATCCCCTTAGCAGGACCTGGAGATCACCCAGGGCATCCTTTGGCTCCCCAGGCAGCGGGCTTGGAGCTAAGGAGGTTTGCAAAGGATCAAAAGCTACCACCTGCCCTGAGCCTAGAAGCTTCGCCTTCCTCTTGTGTTTTACTTCCCGTGAAGGAGGCAGCCCAGCCAACAgctcccattctacagatgagaaaaatgaggctcgGAGCACAGAGCCAGTCCCGGCACAGCCTGGGGAGTCGGTCCTGGATTCTTCCACCAGCATGCGGACTCCTGGATTTTCCTCCCAAGCCAGGGGCGATCTATTGCAGCCCCGCGGGCTCCTCCCTCCCTCGTGATTCGCCCCCCCCCTCGCCCCCCACGACAGTAATTTGAGGTGTTGAGTTCTTCGCCCGAGTTTTGCAAAGTTATGGACCGTGAAGTGGAGCGCTCAGGCTCCACGGCAGGGACTTGAGAGGGTGTGAAAGCATTCTGCTGGGAAGGGAGGGGCTCTCACCCCAGCGTCGGCAGGCCAGATGTTCTCCTGTTACAGCAGAGAGCCCTCCCACACAGCCATGGTAGTGCCAGCCTGCTCGGTCCCCCGGAGATGGGGCCGTGCCACTGGGCTGCCCTGCCTTGCCCTGCTGGGGAGCCTCTGAAAGCCTCACCCTGGGGACTCAGCCACAGGGGGCCACAGCCCGGGGTTCCTGCAGGCGGGCAGCACACCCTGCTGGAGgagagctgtgtgtgtgtgtgggggggtggcCAGTCCGTTACCAAGCCTTTCTCCGAGACAGAATACAGCCTCGGAACCcggggggcgggggtgggggggagcacCTGCAACTCT of the Sarcophilus harrisii chromosome 6, mSarHar1.11, whole genome shotgun sequence genome contains:
- the DRD4 gene encoding D(4) dopamine receptor, whose protein sequence is MPDSQTIPPFPSLDCWKAGDAGEPGEGGAEKGRGRGGARELTTCGAELSSAARTGDRLGAGGRTRGWGARPRSSAPGPPLSVPRAPQSELSLPECGAAPHLRLAGRGAVHGPEGDPSSAMPGNGSFPNASELAGSGRGGLGALEPHVGALVGGILLMVTVLAGNALVCVSVAAERALQTPTNFFIVSLAVADLLLALLVLPLFVYSEYQGGVWTLNPALCDALMTMDVMLCTASIFHLCAISVDRFIAVSVPLNYSRRQLGRRQLLLIGAVWGLAFAVAAPVLFGLNRAPDRDPAVCQLESRNYVVWSSVCSFFLPCPLMLVLYCAMFRRLRTWEEARRAKLRRSLGPGAARGPGRPPQPWPRRRFPGPDAEGPDVGGRDPEGPDPEGHSARGPIQTVSYPAGPRPQAPPPAGPPRKRAKITGRERKAMRVLPVVVGAFLVCWTPFFVVHVTRALCPACPLPRGLVSVVTWLGYVNSALNPIIYTVFNTEFRSFFRRVLGLLC